A section of the Pseudovibrio sp. M1P-2-3 genome encodes:
- a CDS encoding ABC transporter ATP-binding protein: MFKALGRKLFEDPEGAPYLLRRLLGENLHRYKKQYAIAFVFMGMTAAAGAGSAAIMKDVINEVFINKDSTMVYVISLTVVGIFVMKGAASYGQSVVLSRIGNSVIAKLQNDMYAKITRLGVRYYDTTSFGDIATRFGQNTGAARKAMDTIVLAVGRDVMSVIGLVSVMVYQNPLLSLISMAIMPPAVFAVAKLVKRVKKIAKSQFINRTRILSTVKETAQGIRVIKSFRFETEMRDTMSSAVGDVEKQANKIAKLTARTSPLMETLGGIAVAAIIMYGGYSVIEMGQDPGAFFAFITALLLAYDPIKRLARVQVSLNNQLVGVRLMYELLDLKEDYPETSNNADLSVSGGEVVLDDVVFHYGDSPALNGLSLTAEAGKVTALVGSSGAGKSTVFAMLERFYYPQSGEILIDGQSINGVNIQSLRANMAIVTQDTFLFDRSVRDNIRIGKPDATDAEVEEAAKNANAHDFICELDQGYETFVGEGGGRLSGGQRQRIAIARAMLSDAKILLLDEATSALDAESEHKIQAALTKLMAGRTTIVIAHRLSTVREADTIHVLEKGRLLESGSHDELYAMDGFYRHLCKLQFTETTVKAHH, translated from the coding sequence GTGTTTAAAGCACTAGGGAGAAAACTGTTTGAGGATCCCGAAGGAGCTCCCTATCTGTTGCGCCGACTATTAGGCGAAAACTTGCACCGCTACAAAAAACAGTATGCAATTGCTTTTGTTTTTATGGGAATGACCGCTGCCGCGGGCGCAGGCAGTGCCGCGATAATGAAAGACGTTATCAATGAGGTCTTTATTAATAAAGACTCCACGATGGTCTACGTTATTTCTCTGACGGTTGTTGGTATTTTCGTTATGAAGGGGGCGGCCAGCTATGGGCAATCTGTAGTTCTAAGCCGCATTGGTAACTCAGTAATCGCGAAACTACAAAACGACATGTATGCCAAGATAACGCGCTTGGGAGTGCGTTATTATGATACAACATCATTTGGAGATATTGCGACTCGTTTTGGGCAGAATACCGGGGCCGCACGTAAAGCAATGGATACGATCGTTCTGGCTGTAGGCCGGGATGTAATGTCAGTGATCGGCCTTGTGTCCGTTATGGTCTATCAAAATCCGCTGTTGAGTTTGATTTCAATGGCCATAATGCCTCCTGCCGTTTTCGCCGTTGCCAAGCTGGTCAAGCGGGTTAAAAAAATCGCCAAGTCCCAGTTTATTAACCGGACAAGAATTCTCTCAACAGTGAAAGAGACAGCTCAAGGCATTCGCGTCATTAAGTCGTTCCGGTTTGAAACCGAAATGAGAGATACGATGTCATCTGCTGTGGGTGACGTTGAAAAACAAGCAAATAAAATTGCCAAACTGACTGCACGCACATCACCGCTCATGGAAACTTTAGGCGGAATTGCCGTTGCAGCGATCATCATGTATGGCGGATACAGTGTGATTGAAATGGGGCAAGATCCTGGTGCGTTTTTTGCTTTTATTACCGCACTTCTTCTTGCCTATGATCCAATTAAACGTCTGGCTCGGGTTCAGGTAAGCCTGAACAATCAGCTTGTAGGCGTTCGGTTAATGTATGAGCTGCTGGATCTGAAGGAAGATTACCCTGAAACAAGTAATAACGCAGACCTTTCCGTTTCAGGTGGTGAAGTTGTACTTGATGATGTGGTGTTCCACTATGGTGATTCTCCGGCTCTAAATGGTCTCTCGCTAACGGCTGAAGCTGGTAAAGTAACCGCTCTTGTTGGGAGTTCAGGAGCAGGAAAGTCCACCGTTTTTGCTATGCTGGAACGCTTCTATTATCCGCAATCTGGAGAAATTTTGATTGATGGCCAGTCAATCAATGGCGTGAATATTCAGTCCTTGAGAGCAAATATGGCAATTGTTACTCAAGATACTTTCTTATTTGATCGCTCAGTTCGGGATAATATTCGAATTGGTAAGCCAGATGCCACTGATGCCGAAGTGGAAGAGGCTGCAAAAAATGCAAACGCTCATGATTTCATCTGTGAACTTGATCAAGGGTATGAGACATTCGTTGGTGAAGGGGGGGGGCGTTTGTCTGGCGGGCAGCGTCAACGTATCGCAATTGCGCGCGCAATGCTCTCGGATGCTAAAATCCTGCTTCTAGATGAGGCTACATCTGCATTGGATGCTGAATCTGAACACAAGATTCAGGCGGCTCTTACCAAGCTTATGGCAGGAAGAACAACGATTGTGATTGCCCACCGGCTCTCAACAGTTCGGGAAGCGGACACCATCCATGTATTAGAAAAAGGTCGTCTTTTGGAAAGTGGCTCTCACGATGAGCTTTATGCCATGGATGGCTTCTATCGGCATTTGTGTAAACTGCAATTTACCGAAACTACAGTCAAAGCCCACCACTAA
- a CDS encoding ATP-binding cassette domain-containing protein, with product MTPPLLSVKNLHVEFSIPRKNAMPFSKPDTLKAVNGVSFDLAAGETLGIVGESGCGKSTLARAITRMVPSQTGQVLWQGQDVLKYSARQMHALRKEMQMIFQDPLASLNPRLTAAQIIAEPLRTHSKGLTRKEIKERVCELMIKVGLHPNMINRYPHEFSGGQCQRIGIARALITEPKLIICDEPVSALDVSVQAQVVNLLMDLQEELGLSLLFIAHDLSVVRHISHRIMVLNFGNIAELGEAKQVISNPQDDYTKVLINAVPIPDPKKERARLAAN from the coding sequence ATGACCCCCCCCCTTCTTTCAGTAAAAAATCTTCATGTGGAGTTTTCTATTCCTCGAAAAAACGCCATGCCTTTTTCAAAGCCAGATACTTTGAAAGCAGTCAATGGTGTATCCTTCGACTTGGCAGCCGGCGAAACACTGGGAATTGTCGGCGAATCTGGTTGTGGCAAGTCTACACTCGCTAGAGCCATAACTCGTATGGTTCCCTCTCAAACAGGTCAAGTCTTATGGCAAGGGCAAGACGTTCTCAAATATAGCGCCAGACAAATGCATGCTCTTCGTAAAGAGATGCAGATGATTTTCCAAGATCCCCTCGCCTCTCTGAACCCACGCTTAACAGCGGCACAAATTATTGCAGAGCCGCTTAGAACCCATAGCAAGGGACTTACTCGCAAAGAAATCAAAGAGCGGGTGTGCGAACTAATGATCAAGGTTGGCCTACACCCCAACATGATCAATCGTTACCCCCACGAATTTTCTGGTGGGCAATGTCAGCGTATTGGCATCGCTAGAGCTCTTATAACAGAGCCCAAACTGATCATTTGCGATGAGCCTGTGTCAGCACTCGATGTTTCCGTGCAGGCACAAGTGGTTAACCTTCTCATGGACCTACAGGAAGAGCTTGGGTTATCCCTGCTTTTCATCGCCCATGATTTGAGCGTAGTGCGCCACATTAGCCACCGCATAATGGTACTCAATTTCGGCAATATTGCCGAACTTGGAGAGGCTAAGCAGGTCATTTCAAACCCGCAAGATGACTACACCAAAGTGCTCATCAACGCAGTTCCAATACCTGATCCGAAAAAAGAACGGGCCAGATTAGCTGCTAACTAG
- a CDS encoding ABC transporter ATP-binding protein, translating to MALLDIRNLKVSYDTPEGTVKAVKGISFQLEEKETLAIVGESGSGKSQSAFATMGLCPPNAIIEGSIRYQDQEILGLTQQKMNRLRSNELAMIFQDPMTSLNPYMRISDQMIEPLIYNADKSRRMSKRDAVSECVRMLDAVKIPNAKNRIHMYPHEFSGGMRQRVMIAMALLCRPKLLIADEPTTALDVTVQAKIMDLLVDLQHDFGMAIILITHNLGIVAGSCERTLVMFNGDVMEQGATEDIFENPQSPYTQALLKSVPRLDIDDQRLSVIDKEEVQRQLEGVQK from the coding sequence ATGGCATTACTTGATATAAGAAATCTGAAAGTCTCCTATGATACGCCCGAAGGTACGGTCAAGGCTGTAAAGGGAATATCCTTCCAGTTGGAGGAAAAAGAAACACTCGCAATTGTTGGGGAGTCTGGCTCTGGAAAAAGCCAGTCAGCTTTTGCGACAATGGGCCTGTGCCCTCCAAACGCCATTATAGAAGGATCAATCCGTTATCAGGATCAGGAAATTCTCGGCCTCACTCAACAGAAAATGAACCGGCTGCGGTCCAATGAGTTGGCGATGATCTTTCAAGATCCTATGACATCACTCAATCCGTACATGCGTATCAGCGATCAAATGATTGAGCCGCTCATTTATAACGCCGATAAAAGCCGACGTATGAGCAAGCGAGATGCAGTTTCTGAATGTGTACGCATGCTGGATGCCGTTAAAATTCCAAATGCGAAAAATCGCATTCATATGTACCCCCACGAGTTTTCAGGGGGCATGCGCCAGCGCGTCATGATTGCCATGGCACTGTTATGCCGGCCAAAGCTTCTTATAGCAGATGAACCTACCACCGCACTTGATGTGACGGTGCAAGCAAAAATCATGGACCTTCTTGTGGACTTGCAACACGACTTTGGCATGGCAATCATCTTGATTACCCATAACCTTGGCATTGTTGCTGGCTCCTGTGAACGTACATTGGTAATGTTTAACGGGGACGTTATGGAACAAGGGGCAACTGAAGATATTTTTGAAAACCCTCAAAGCCCCTACACGCAGGCACTCCTCAAATCCGTTCCCCGGCTTGATATTGATGATCAACGTCTTTCTGTCATTGACAAGGAAGAAGTTCAACGTCAACTGGAAGGAGTACAAAAATGA
- a CDS encoding ABC transporter permease subunit — translation MIATTKNMNAIAEALAEAEQVKGRSIYADARRRFMRNKAATGGLIALVLVVLFAAFGNTLAQWSNEEIDWDLIGQAASLGQPSLENGHYFGTDDLGRDLFARVIQGTQISLMVGIIGAIIAVLVGTLYGAVAGYVGGRADNIMMRIVDVLQSVPYMFILILLLVVFGRSISMLFVGIGLISWLDMSRIARGQTLSLKHKEFVEAAMVTGVKPFTIIIRHIVPNLMGVVVVYSTLLVPNMILTESFISFLGLGVQEPNTSWGALISEGAGTMQYGTLWQIGFPLFFFVVTLFSLFFIGDGLRDALDPKDK, via the coding sequence ATGATTGCTACTACAAAAAATATGAATGCAATTGCTGAGGCACTAGCTGAAGCCGAGCAAGTCAAAGGTCGCTCAATTTATGCGGATGCTCGCCGCCGCTTCATGCGCAACAAAGCCGCAACAGGAGGCTTGATTGCTCTAGTGCTGGTTGTCCTGTTTGCTGCATTTGGAAACACCTTAGCACAGTGGTCCAATGAGGAGATTGACTGGGACTTGATTGGACAGGCTGCCAGCCTTGGACAACCCTCATTGGAAAACGGCCATTATTTCGGTACTGACGATCTGGGCAGAGACCTCTTCGCACGCGTAATCCAAGGTACCCAGATATCCTTGATGGTAGGGATAATCGGAGCGATTATCGCAGTACTCGTTGGCACACTTTATGGTGCTGTTGCAGGCTATGTTGGCGGAAGAGCCGATAACATCATGATGCGTATCGTGGATGTCCTGCAGTCAGTCCCCTATATGTTCATCCTTATCCTGCTTCTTGTGGTGTTCGGTCGTTCAATTTCTATGCTATTTGTCGGTATTGGCCTGATTTCTTGGCTGGATATGTCCCGTATCGCCCGCGGCCAAACACTTTCACTCAAGCATAAGGAATTTGTCGAAGCTGCTATGGTTACAGGTGTGAAGCCTTTTACCATTATCATTCGGCATATCGTGCCCAACTTGATGGGAGTCGTTGTTGTTTATTCAACCCTACTGGTTCCCAATATGATTTTGACTGAAAGTTTTATCTCCTTCCTTGGCCTTGGCGTACAAGAACCCAACACAAGCTGGGGAGCCCTCATTTCTGAGGGAGCGGGAACTATGCAGTATGGAACCCTTTGGCAAATCGGATTTCCTTTGTTTTTCTTCGTTGTGACCTTGTTTAGTTTGTTCTTCATAGGCGATGGCTTGCGCGATGCTCTTGACCCCAAGGACAAATAG
- the oppB gene encoding oligopeptide ABC transporter permease OppB encodes MLAYLLRRLAIAIPTLLFLIVISFLLMHAAPGGPFTSEKPLPPEILANINAKYGLDQPLFNQILSYIGGIVTEFDFGPSFKYKDRTVNDIIATGFPITLTYGIISFIAATLVGCALGIAAAVKQNSILDYFAVGISIGAQVLPNFVMAPLLILIFTLWLGWLPGGGWNDGHWQNLIMPVIALSTSYMASIARLTRSSMLEVLHTNYIRTAQAKGLPYHVIVRRHALKPAMMPVISYLGPIFVSMITGSVIIDVYFSTGGIGQAFVNSALTRDYAVMLGITILIGSLTILFNLIVDMLYAWIDPKIRYK; translated from the coding sequence ATGCTCGCTTACCTATTGAGGCGATTGGCAATAGCAATACCAACGTTGCTGTTTCTGATCGTTATTTCATTTTTGCTTATGCATGCAGCCCCCGGTGGCCCTTTCACCTCGGAAAAGCCGCTGCCACCTGAAATACTGGCCAACATCAATGCCAAGTACGGTCTTGATCAGCCACTTTTTAATCAAATACTATCCTATATCGGCGGTATTGTTACTGAATTCGACTTTGGGCCTTCCTTTAAGTACAAAGATCGGACGGTAAACGATATCATTGCCACGGGCTTCCCTATTACCCTTACTTACGGTATTATTTCATTCATTGCGGCAACCCTTGTTGGTTGTGCCCTCGGCATTGCAGCTGCTGTTAAGCAGAACTCAATTCTGGACTACTTCGCCGTTGGTATTTCTATCGGTGCGCAAGTGCTGCCAAACTTTGTTATGGCACCACTACTTATCCTGATATTTACCCTTTGGCTTGGCTGGCTTCCAGGCGGAGGCTGGAATGATGGACATTGGCAAAACCTGATAATGCCGGTGATTGCACTTTCCACCAGTTACATGGCTTCCATTGCCCGCCTCACGCGTTCTTCCATGCTGGAAGTACTGCACACCAACTACATCCGTACAGCACAGGCTAAGGGCCTCCCCTACCACGTGATCGTTCGCAGGCATGCACTAAAACCAGCAATGATGCCTGTCATTTCCTATCTGGGACCTATCTTTGTTTCCATGATAACAGGTTCGGTTATCATTGATGTTTACTTCTCGACCGGCGGCATTGGTCAGGCTTTCGTGAATTCAGCCCTTACCCGCGATTATGCGGTAATGCTTGGTATTACAATTCTCATCGGCTCACTCACCATCCTTTTTAATCTCATTGTCGACATGCTCTACGCATGGATTGACCCTAAGATCCGTTATAAGTGA
- a CDS encoding peptide ABC transporter substrate-binding protein yields MLKSILMGSVVGSAMLATSAFAAGTHPTTGENLADEQVFTYRVLDEHSSVDPQIVEDVSGSELVRGLFEGLYNQDNNGNLVPGVALSHEVSEDKKTYTFKLRKEAKWSDGKPVTAGDFVYAWQRLADPKTASQYAWFVELMSLENASDIVNGKKEPSTLGVTALDDLTLEVKLTDALPYFALMTTHGSTFPTPKWAIEKHGKDWTKPENIVSNGAYVLKVHKPQEISTMVRNEKYWDNENTIINEVNAVIINDENVALTRYLAGELDRTEIPAGQYPSLKKQYPNQTTVMPRLCSYYYYVNVSEGGPEALKDVRVRKALSYALDRDVITERILQEGQMPAYTFTPEVTGGFTVPSIDYADMSQKERDAKAEELLAEAGYGKDNPLDLNLIYNTDEGHKKVAIAATQMWKQKLGVKVTMNNMEWKTFLTERQNQNFDLGRAGWCGDYNEASTFLDTLRSTSGMNDSKYNSADYDKLLDAAKTAEDAQPLYTQAEELLAADMPIIPIYHYTEGYMFQTSLKNWPVKNAEQNWYAKNLYKVAE; encoded by the coding sequence ATGCTTAAATCTATTCTTATGGGCAGTGTCGTGGGCTCTGCGATGCTAGCCACCAGCGCGTTTGCTGCAGGCACCCACCCAACAACAGGGGAAAATCTTGCCGATGAGCAGGTTTTCACCTACCGCGTTTTGGATGAGCACTCATCAGTTGACCCGCAAATTGTTGAGGATGTTTCTGGCTCCGAGCTCGTACGTGGCCTGTTTGAAGGCCTTTACAATCAGGACAACAACGGCAATCTGGTTCCAGGTGTGGCTCTTAGCCATGAAGTTAGTGAAGACAAGAAAACCTATACATTTAAGCTGCGCAAAGAAGCTAAGTGGTCCGACGGTAAGCCAGTAACCGCGGGCGACTTCGTATACGCTTGGCAGCGCCTTGCTGATCCAAAGACAGCATCTCAATACGCATGGTTTGTCGAGTTAATGTCCTTGGAAAACGCATCTGACATCGTGAATGGTAAAAAAGAGCCATCTACTCTTGGAGTGACAGCACTTGACGACCTTACTCTGGAAGTAAAGCTGACTGACGCGCTCCCATACTTCGCGCTGATGACAACACACGGATCTACGTTCCCAACACCTAAATGGGCTATTGAAAAACACGGTAAAGACTGGACTAAACCTGAAAATATCGTTTCCAACGGCGCCTATGTTCTCAAAGTTCATAAGCCTCAGGAAATTTCCACCATGGTACGCAACGAAAAGTACTGGGATAACGAAAACACCATCATCAATGAAGTTAACGCTGTTATCATCAACGATGAAAACGTAGCACTGACACGCTACCTAGCAGGTGAGTTGGACCGTACGGAAATTCCAGCTGGTCAGTACCCTTCTCTCAAGAAGCAGTACCCTAATCAAACCACAGTAATGCCGCGCCTCTGCTCGTACTATTACTATGTAAACGTCTCCGAAGGAGGGCCTGAGGCACTCAAGGATGTACGTGTCCGCAAGGCACTGTCCTATGCGTTGGATCGTGATGTGATTACAGAGCGCATTCTACAAGAAGGCCAAATGCCTGCATACACCTTCACACCTGAAGTGACTGGTGGCTTTACTGTACCGTCTATTGATTATGCAGACATGAGCCAGAAAGAGCGTGATGCTAAGGCAGAAGAACTTCTTGCAGAAGCTGGTTATGGAAAAGACAACCCACTGGACCTGAACCTGATCTATAATACAGATGAAGGCCACAAAAAGGTAGCTATTGCTGCCACACAAATGTGGAAGCAGAAGCTCGGTGTCAAAGTGACCATGAACAACATGGAGTGGAAGACATTCCTTACTGAGCGCCAAAACCAGAACTTCGACCTTGGCCGTGCTGGCTGGTGTGGTGACTATAACGAAGCTTCAACGTTTCTTGACACCCTTCGCAGCACATCGGGCATGAACGACAGCAAATACAACAGCGCTGACTACGACAAGCTGCTGGATGCAGCAAAAACTGCGGAAGATGCACAGCCGCTATACACACAGGCGGAAGAGCTTCTTGCAGCTGACATGCCAATTATCCCAATCTATCACTACACAGAGGGATACATGTTCCAAACAAGCTTGAAAAACTGGCCTGTTAAAAATGCCGAACAAAACTGGTATGCTAAAAACCTCTACAAGGTTGCTGAGTAA